The Terracoccus luteus genome includes a region encoding these proteins:
- a CDS encoding redox-sensing transcriptional repressor Rex, with protein MSADPALRREIPDATVARLPGYLRTLSRLAEDGVLSVSSEELASAVGVRSSQLRKDLSHLGSYGVRGVGYEVEMLALEISRALGLSTDWPVAIVGMGNLGRALSSYSGFVTKGFRIVGLFDDDPAVEGEVVLGVPIRPLSGLREAHAAEPIAIGVIATPASAAQVVCDALVEAGITSILNFAPSVLSVPDGVDVRRVDLSTELQILAFHAQRKSLAAGDLDGAVAR; from the coding sequence GTGTCCGCCGACCCTGCACTGCGTCGAGAGATCCCCGACGCGACCGTCGCGCGGCTCCCCGGATACCTCCGGACGCTCTCCCGCCTCGCTGAGGACGGCGTGCTCTCCGTGAGCTCCGAAGAGCTGGCCAGCGCCGTAGGCGTGCGCAGCTCGCAGCTGCGCAAGGACCTCAGCCACCTCGGCTCGTACGGCGTGCGCGGCGTGGGGTACGAGGTGGAGATGCTGGCCCTCGAGATCTCGCGAGCCCTCGGCCTCAGCACCGACTGGCCCGTCGCCATCGTCGGCATGGGCAACCTCGGCCGGGCCCTGTCGTCGTACTCCGGCTTCGTCACGAAGGGCTTCCGCATCGTCGGCCTCTTCGACGACGACCCCGCCGTCGAGGGCGAGGTCGTCCTCGGCGTGCCGATCCGCCCGCTGTCGGGCCTGCGTGAGGCGCACGCCGCCGAGCCGATCGCCATCGGCGTCATCGCCACCCCCGCCTCGGCGGCGCAGGTGGTCTGCGACGCGCTCGTCGAGGCCGGCATCACCTCGATCCTCAACTTCGCGCCCTCGGTGCTGTCGGTGCCCGACGGCGTCGACGTGCGCCGCGTCGACCTCTCGACCGAGCTGCAGATCCTCGCCTTCCACGCGCAGCGCAAGTCGCTCGCGGCCGGCGACCTCGACGGGGCGGTGGCCCGGTGA
- the hemC gene encoding hydroxymethylbilane synthase — protein sequence MTTLRLGTRRSRLATTQSQWVADQLEAAGHEVELVEITTEGDVSAQALTAIGGTGVFASAIRHALLDGRIDVAVHSLKDLPTAPEPGLTIAAVPVREDSRDVLVARDGLTLGELPQGSVVGTGSPRRAAQLAALGLGLEIRPIRGNVDTRIGFVTEGLLDAVVLARAGLSRLGRLGDATEVIDPIQVLPAPGQGALAVECRSDRADVLDAVASLDDADTRVAVTAERALLRALEAGCTAPVGALAEVVEGDDGLELSLRAFAGSDDGTIELRRSLVGPYTEPEALGARLAQILLDDGAADIEGTTTTATSRSEHVS from the coding sequence ATGACCACGCTCCGCCTCGGCACGCGCCGCTCACGCCTGGCCACGACGCAGTCGCAGTGGGTCGCCGACCAGCTGGAGGCCGCCGGGCACGAGGTCGAGCTCGTCGAGATCACGACGGAGGGCGACGTCTCCGCCCAGGCCCTCACGGCCATCGGCGGCACCGGCGTGTTCGCCTCGGCCATCCGACATGCGCTGCTCGACGGGCGCATCGACGTCGCCGTCCACTCGCTCAAGGACCTCCCGACCGCGCCCGAGCCCGGCCTGACCATCGCGGCGGTGCCCGTCCGCGAGGACAGCCGCGACGTCCTCGTCGCCCGAGACGGCCTCACCCTCGGCGAGCTGCCGCAGGGCTCGGTCGTCGGCACCGGCTCGCCCCGACGGGCCGCGCAGCTCGCCGCCCTCGGACTCGGTCTCGAGATCCGCCCCATCCGCGGCAACGTCGACACGCGCATCGGCTTCGTCACCGAGGGGCTGCTGGATGCCGTCGTGCTGGCCCGCGCGGGCCTGTCCCGTCTCGGCCGGCTCGGTGACGCCACCGAGGTCATCGACCCCATCCAGGTGCTGCCCGCTCCCGGTCAGGGTGCGCTCGCCGTCGAGTGCCGCAGCGACCGCGCCGACGTGCTCGACGCCGTGGCCTCGCTCGACGACGCCGACACCCGCGTCGCGGTGACCGCCGAGCGGGCGCTGCTGCGCGCGCTCGAGGCCGGCTGCACCGCCCCCGTCGGGGCGCTGGCCGAGGTCGTCGAGGGCGACGACGGGCTCGAGCTGTCGCTGCGCGCCTTCGCCGGCAGCGACGACGGGACCATCGAGTTGCGCCGCTCCCTCGTGGGGCCGTACACAGAGCCTGAGGCGCTCGGCGCCCGGCTCGCCCAGATCCTCCTCGACGACGGCGCGGCCGACATCGAGGGCACCACCACCACCGCCACAAGCCGTTCGGAGCATGTCTCGTGA
- a CDS encoding glutaredoxin family protein: MARRPASDGVRVVLLGREGCHLCDEARAVVERVTADLGVAWAERSVDDDPELRATYGDQVPVTFVDGRRHDFWRVDEQRLRRALA, translated from the coding sequence ATGGCCCGCCGACCGGCGTCCGACGGCGTGCGGGTCGTCCTGCTCGGCCGCGAGGGCTGCCACCTGTGCGACGAGGCCCGCGCGGTCGTCGAGCGGGTGACCGCCGACCTCGGGGTGGCCTGGGCCGAGCGGTCCGTCGACGACGACCCCGAGCTGCGCGCGACGTACGGCGACCAGGTGCCGGTGACTTTCGTCGACGGCCGCCGCCACGACTTCTGGCGCGTCGACGAGCAGCGTCTGCGCCGCGCGCTCGCCTGA
- the hemA gene encoding glutamyl-tRNA reductase: MSLLVIGLSHHTAPLTVLENLAQRAERAREIATDVIGSATATEVVVLTTCNRLEVYAEAPAFHPAVAAIGEALAVAAGSTAPGPALDPRVAPATPGDPRDELAATAAGLAEHLYVRFDDSAVAHAFTVACGLDSMAVGEAQILGQMREALASAQAAGQAGESLNSLFQQALRVGKRAHSETEIDQHSVSLVQMALEEAARTLGPLSGLRVAVVGAGGMSGLSAATARRAGAGSLTVVGRTPERAQRLAATTGATARPWAELVDVVAESDLVISCTGAVGHVVTALDVLESSRRRGGRAQVLVDLALPRDVAPADTWPAPVDGVTVIDLQQLGRLLDGRTDGALLRRVRDMVTGEVAAHLTRRVEKSVGPTVAALRARAAALVATEMARLDQRLPDLDDATRSEVGLAVHRIVEKLLHTPTVRVKEFAMEEGGADYAAALRELFDLEPKDIANVSTPPKRGGRA; the protein is encoded by the coding sequence GTGAGCCTGCTCGTCATCGGCCTGTCGCACCACACGGCCCCCCTCACGGTGCTCGAGAACCTCGCGCAGCGTGCCGAACGCGCCCGCGAGATCGCGACCGACGTGATCGGCTCCGCCACGGCCACCGAGGTCGTCGTGCTCACGACGTGCAACCGCCTCGAGGTCTACGCCGAGGCCCCCGCCTTCCACCCCGCCGTGGCCGCCATCGGCGAGGCCCTCGCCGTCGCGGCCGGGTCGACGGCGCCCGGCCCGGCGCTCGACCCGCGGGTCGCGCCCGCCACCCCGGGCGACCCGCGCGACGAGCTCGCGGCCACCGCCGCCGGGCTGGCCGAGCACCTCTACGTGCGCTTCGACGACAGCGCCGTCGCCCACGCCTTCACCGTCGCCTGCGGGCTCGACTCGATGGCGGTCGGTGAGGCCCAGATCCTCGGCCAGATGCGCGAGGCCCTCGCCTCGGCGCAGGCGGCCGGCCAGGCGGGCGAGTCGCTGAACTCCCTCTTCCAGCAGGCCCTCCGGGTCGGCAAGCGCGCCCACTCCGAGACCGAGATCGACCAGCACAGCGTCTCGCTCGTGCAGATGGCGCTCGAGGAGGCGGCCCGCACCCTCGGCCCGCTGTCGGGCCTGCGCGTCGCCGTCGTCGGCGCCGGCGGCATGAGCGGGCTGTCGGCCGCGACCGCCCGCCGGGCCGGTGCCGGCTCGCTCACCGTCGTGGGCCGAACGCCGGAGCGGGCCCAGCGTCTCGCCGCCACGACGGGCGCCACGGCCCGACCCTGGGCCGAGCTCGTCGACGTCGTCGCCGAGAGCGACCTGGTCATCTCCTGCACCGGCGCCGTCGGCCACGTCGTCACCGCCCTCGACGTGCTCGAGAGCTCGCGCCGCCGCGGTGGTCGCGCCCAGGTGCTCGTCGACCTCGCCCTGCCCCGCGACGTCGCGCCCGCCGACACGTGGCCAGCCCCCGTCGACGGCGTCACCGTCATCGACCTGCAGCAGCTCGGCCGGCTGCTCGACGGGCGCACCGACGGCGCCCTGCTCCGGCGCGTGCGCGACATGGTCACCGGCGAGGTCGCGGCCCACCTGACCCGTCGCGTCGAGAAGTCGGTCGGCCCGACCGTCGCGGCCCTGCGCGCCCGCGCCGCAGCCCTCGTCGCCACCGAGATGGCCCGCCTCGACCAGCGGCTGCCCGACCTCGACGACGCCACCCGCTCGGAGGTCGGCCTCGCGGTGCACCGCATCGTCGAGAAGCTGCTCCACACCCCGACCGTGCGGGTCAAGGAGTTCGCCATGGAGGAGGGCGGCGCCGACTATGCCGCGGCCCTGCGCGAGCTCTTCGACCTCGAACCCAAGGACATCGCCAACGTGTCGACGCCGCCGAAGCGAGGTGGCCGCGCATGA